DNA sequence from the Candidatus Limnocylindrales bacterium genome:
GCTGCCCGCACTGCACACGCGCCAAGAACGCGCTGGCGGCGGCGGGAATGCCCTACCGCGAGATCGAGATCAGCGGCGTCGGCGGCATCGAGGCGCTGCGCGCGGTGAGCGGAGCCTCGACGGTTCCGCAGGTATTCATCGACGGCGTGCGCATCGGCGGCGCCGACGATCTGGAACGGCACCTGGCGGCGGCGTGCGCGACCACGGCAGCCGCCTGAGGAGAGAAGACATGAGCGAGAGAAACACCGAAGTGGCCGAAGCCGCCGCAAGGCTGCTGGCGGACACCTACACGCTGTATCTGAAGACGCACAACTTCCACTGGAACGTGACGGGGCCGATGTTCACGACCCTGCACACGCTCTTCGAGACGCAGTACACGGAGCTGGCGTTGGCGGTGGACGAGATCGCCGAGCGGATTCGCGCTCTCGGTCACGTGGCACCGGGCTCGTACACGCAGTTCGCCCGCCTGGCCGCGGTCGAGGAGGCGGTGGAGGTGCCGAAGGCGGAGGAGATGATCCGCACGCTGGTCGCGGACCACGCAACCGTTGCCGCAACGGCTCGCGCGCTGGTGGCGGCGGCTGAAAAGGCCGGCGACGACGCCAGCGCCGATCTTGGCGTGCGTCGCATCGACGTTGCGGAGAAGTCGGCATGGATGCTGCGAAGTCACCTGGAATGACTTCGCGGCACCGCCGCGCAGCGGCCTCGTCACCCCGCGACGATGGCTGCTGCGCGGGCCCGTGCAGCAGGCGGACAAGGGTTTCAAAGGGGGAACCGGCTACATCGCGCGTCCGATAATGGGCCAATCCGACGACTTCGTCCCGAGCATCCGGTCTTTCGTGCGCTCGACGAGCTGGCGCTGTGCATGCTGCTGATCCGCTGAACCGCGCCCTCTTCCCATTGTCGCTTGCGGGCGCGGCTGCTATCCCCGTGGCATGAAAGTCCCACGCGCAGCTCTCCTTGCCCTGTCGCTCCTCACGATCGCAACGGCGGCATCTGCCGCCGACACCTGCGGCCAGCCGGTCACGAGCGGGCCGGCGCCTGCCGCATCCGATGCGCTGGCGGTGCTTCGAAGCGCGGTCGGCTCCTTTGAATGCCAGGTCTGCGTCTGCGACGTGGACGAAAGCGGCGCGGTGACGGCCTCCGACGCGCTGCGCGTCCTGCGAGTGGCGGTTGGGCAGAATTTCGTGCTCGACTGCACGGGCTGCTTCGTCGAACAGGTCATCGGCGCTGCCGGCGGCTCCATCACCTCGCTCGACAACGTGATGACGCTGGTGGTGCCGCCCGGCGCCCTCGGCGAGGACACGGCCATTCGCATTCAGGACATGGACATCGAGGATCTGCCCGAGCCGCTTGCCTCCTCCGATGAAGATGCCCGCGTCTATCTGCTGGGACCGGAGGGCCTGGAGCTGGACGAGGACGTCCAGATTCGCGTGCGCCAGACCGAGGATCCCACGGCCACGCCGGGCATGCTGGTGGGTGACGTCGGCATCGTCTTTACCGGCGACGGAGAGGACGGCATCGCCATGGCCGGCAACCAGGGACTCGAGGTGGATCGCGTCCTCGACACGGTGACCACCACGGCAACGATATCGCGTCTGGCGTTCGTGGCCGCGCTGGTTCTTGATGTGCGCATGAGCATCGCCGACCTGCCGACGGCGGCGCCGCTGAACGTGCCGCTGCAGATCGGCATCGAGATCGAGAACGACGACGAGGCCGTCACCTTCGACACCGCCACCTATACCGACGACGACTTCGGCGCGTGGGGACCAAGCAGCGGCGTGGCCATCGAGCAGGATCCGATCACGCCCGTGGGCGACTCGTTCTCCGAGTCCTACGGCTACCAGTGCAGCGGCAGTGCCCTTGTCAGCTATTCGCCGCGAATCGACATGCAGTACGACCTGGACGTGGAAGCCGAGACGCCGCTGGCATTCGAGAACATCACGCACCGCACCGACGTGCTGGCCAACGTGAACTGCCAACCGTAAACGACACGGTCCTCGCTGCCGAGGCTTCTCGTTTCGTCACGCTCGAGAACGTCTCATCCGGCTGTACGCGAAAAGAATCAGGATCGCTCCCACGATCGAAGCGATGAATCCCGCCGCTTCGTCGGCGTGATAGAGGCCGAGCGCCCGGCCGAGCAGCGTAGCAACGGCGGCTCCGGCGATTCCGATCAGAGCCGTGACGAAGAAGCCTCCTGGATCGTCGCCCGGCATGAGCATCTTCGCCAAAGCGCCCACGACTGCGCCGATGATGACGATCCAGATGAGTTCGAGCATTTCGTCCTCCGTTTGCGCCCCGCGCTGGCGGGCTACCGTCGTTGCGCGAGCTCGCTGTACCCTCAATCCCTAGCACGCCGCCGCAGGCAGTCGAGACGAAATACGACTCGGACGCTGCATTGGCGCAGTTGCCGACCTCGAGCGGAACAGGCGCAGGATGATCGGGCGCAAGAGGATGGGAAGGATTCGACAAGCCGGTACGCTGATCGCCAAGTAGGGCGGCTGCGTCACGCCGAACGACAGCGCCCTCCGTCGAGCCCGCACGATCCGCGACGGCAAGCAGCCCCGCCGTAGAGACGAA
Encoded proteins:
- a CDS encoding Dps family protein, with the translated sequence MSERNTEVAEAAARLLADTYTLYLKTHNFHWNVTGPMFTTLHTLFETQYTELALAVDEIAERIRALGHVAPGSYTQFARLAAVEEAVEVPKAEEMIRTLVADHATVAATARALVAAAEKAGDDASADLGVRRIDVAEKSAWMLRSHLE
- a CDS encoding GlsB/YeaQ/YmgE family stress response membrane protein is translated as MLELIWIVIIGAVVGALAKMLMPGDDPGGFFVTALIGIAGAAVATLLGRALGLYHADEAAGFIASIVGAILILFAYSRMRRSRA